In Sciurus carolinensis chromosome 17, mSciCar1.2, whole genome shotgun sequence, one genomic interval encodes:
- the LOC124969204 gene encoding olfactory receptor 24 — MEPRNRTSASEFILLGLSEKPEHETLLFSLFLCMYVVTVVGNLLIILAISSDPHLHTPMYFFLANLSLVDFCLATNTVPKMLVNIQTRSKSISYPCCLTQMYFFHFFGIMDSVLIAVMAYDRFVAICHPLHYTTIMSPRLCGLLTGGPWVSSCFISLTHILLMARLVFCGNHELPHYFCDLTPLLRLSCTDTSVNKVFVLIVAGMVIAMPFVCILASYARIMVAILKVPSAGGRKKAFSTCSSHLSVVALFYGTTIGVYLCPSSVRTAVKEKASAVMYTAVTPMLNPFIYSLRNRDLKGALRKLINRKVSASS; from the coding sequence ATGGAACCACGGAACCGAACCAGTGCGTCTGAATTCATCCTCCTGGGGCTCTCAGAGAAGCCAGAACATGAGACTCTCCTCTTTTCCCTGTTCCTCTGCATGTATGTGGTCACCGTTGTAGGGAACTTGTTGATCATCCTGGCCATCAGCTCAgacccccacctccacacaccTATGTACTTCTTTCTGGCCAACCTTTCCTTGGTTGATTTCTGCCTGGCCACCAACACTGTCCCCAAGATGTTGGTGAACATCCAAACCAGGAGCAAGTCCATCTCTTATCCTTGCTGCCTGACTCAAATgtactttttccatttctttggtaTCATGGACAGTGTCTTAATagctgtgatggcctatgaccggttCGTGGCCATTTGTCACCCCTTACACTATACCACCATCATGAGCCCCCGCCTCTGTGGACTGCTCACCGGTGGCCCCTGGGTGTCTTCCTGCTTCATCTCCCTCACCCACATCCTCCTGATGGCCCGCCTGGTTTTCTGTGGCAACCATGAGCTGCCCCACTACTTCTGTGACCTCACTCCTCTTCTCCGGCTTTCTTGCACAGACACCTCGGTGAACAAGGTCTTCGTACTCATTGTGGCAGGGATGGTGATAGCCATGCCCTTTGTCTGCATCCTGGCCTCCTATGCTCGCATCATGGTGGCCATCCTGAAGGTCCCCTctgcaggaggaaggaagaaagccttttccacctgcaGTTCCCACCTCTCTGTGGTGGCCCTCTTCTATGGGACCACCATTGGGGTGTATCTGTGTCCCTCCTCTGTGCGCACAGCTGTGAAGGAGAAAGCTTCTGCCGTAATGTACACAGcagtcacccccatgctgaacccctttatctacagcctgagaaACAGAGACCTGAAGGGGGCCCTGAGGAAGCTCATCAACAGAAAGGTCAGCGCATCTTCCTGA